The genomic segment TGTCAGAAAGCTGTGAGCAGATGGGTTCAGTTTAGTTCACATGCTGGACGGCTGCACAGACTCATGTTTCCATCCAGACCTCAGGATGCAATCAGGCGATGGGCTGAAGAACGCGATGACATGCAGATGAGCAGAGATGGAACCCAGATTTCCCCTCaaggtttaaagacccactccgaggAAAacggtgtttttaacatgtcgtTTGGGCGTATTTATGagaatggaggacatatttgaaGTAAAGTAAGATTTCTGAGATTATATTTATTcgaattattgtgaatcaggagcagatgaaaaaaatacagtttgaaaaagattgtatttgttatgtagaGAATATTCTGGGCGAGCTACAAATTCCCTCCTCATCtacacatttgttttcctcgtttgaaaTGGAGTTTGGGTCAAAACTTTACGCCCGGATAGATGAGAAGCTCTAACCTAGATAGGAGACCATGTGAACAATCTCAGTAACGAGGAGaaaagagggggcggggttgctctgcactaACGGTCTActactcagaggcaaatttctaataaaccaatgctattctgcagaaactgtcttagaaaatgcattttttttccttttttggcttaaaacggactcatcctaattaaaagacctctgcttgaaaacagatcaaaagaggatcggagtgggtctttaaactctAATTCTTTTAGGAGCAGGTGAAGGTGAAGAACGTCCATGAGGTTTTGCTCGGGAACACTGAGGCACAGCTTCCACGTCGTCACTACAGAgtttgttctggttctgaggaGTTCTAAAGTATCAGCTGCATATCTGTGCAACATTCTGATTTGGTTTCTGCTGCATCAAcatgaaagaaacaaagattGTTGAGAATAAGAGGCTACAGTTTCTTTGAGTCAACAGTTCCTTCCGTCAAACCACATCAAGAACCTCCTCCGTCGCGTCAGAGTCTGAGCTCGTTGGCTACTTTAGAGGCAATATTTTTGAAGGCTATAGACGTTCCGGAAATTCTCTTAAAACGCACGCCGTTGAGTGAAAGGCGGGGCAGTTTGCACACCTCCATTTCCCATTGGACCAGACTGTCCTGGCGAGCGTCTCCGTGCACGCAGAACAGCAAATAGCGCTCGCGCTGCTCGTAGTCGCAGTTGTTGGCGTCCAGAACCCTTCGGATCTCCTTCATCATGTCCCCCGCCTCCTTGGAGGACGTGGTCTTCATGCTCCAGGTGAAGCGCAGAGAGCGAGGTTTGGACTCCCGGCCCTCCTCTTTGGGCTCGCCCGAGAAACTCCTGCAGGAGGAAACTCCCACAGCGTTAGCAAGAGGCGTGCTGACGCCGTCACTtacacgattagtcgactaatcgactattaaaacagtcgattagtcgtcactttatattatatgaagtcattgtgtagtaaagttgaaatgtATACTGGCATTatgctatctttttggactattttggatttattaATCTATTGTGGTAAtctattaagattttttaggctattttggagtttagctaatatttcagcagcatgctagctatttcagctaatttaggactagtcaactattaaaataatcgtttgtggtagCACTAACTTACATCAATATGTTCTTTCGCTgagcttttaaccctttaaacacccgagatccagtgtttatgtttgatttactgcaactgttcaaccgttaacataataattccagtagattttgaaggagaaaagcggcacgaGCCGCTtatctccttcaaaatctactggaattattatGTTAACAgtcgaaaagttacagtaagttaaagattttgtgtttgagcatcaccaaaaatacaaaataaatgattatttataaaacagtttaactgatttaggggaaaaaaaatcataaaatgaaaatgtacagTGAATAAATGAAGTCcgttcaatttaaaaaaataaatttcataaTAATCAGTTtacattacacacacacacaaaaggtAATGTTGGTtcttttttagaacatttttagagtattttttttccttttttttggtatagtgaaaaaagtgtataaatgtGAATAATTGTTCAGACTGTAGTTAAAAGGGCACTCTAAAAGATAAAGCAAAACTAGTTTAATTGTGAATAGAAAcaagtagtttttaaaataaaagctatttaagtaagggataatgcccgtcaaagtgtgcattattagAAATTAAAGCAATTCACATCAGACGGTTGAGGCTTCCACGGCGTGTGTTAATTtatgataatgcacactttgtttAGCATTATCCTGCTATAGTCACAAAAGAACGATTTAAtcgatttttagtactttatttttgttattaaccaTTTTAAGCACTGGAGATGTCTCTGGCAACACTTACATAACACacattctttgatttaccgtaactcttcaactgtttaaaCAATCTACATGAATCAGCTGTTTATGCAATATGTTGTATTTTAGCTTAAAGCTGCCTTTCTCCGCTTCAGAGTCAGTAGGAATTACGTTTTTTGTGTAAGCAGTTATAGATTTACGGTAGTCAAAAGATTATAAATATTGGaactaaagctctggtgttaaaaggttaaacaaCTGCTTTATTTTAGGTGTTGAGAGTCATTAAAATCACAGTTCCAACTCTGCAGTTTCCTTACTGAACCACCAAATGCAATTCGTGCATAAGTGGTGTCTAGTTTCGTATTCATGAAGTGATCGTGGGTGGAGCcaaaaaccaacatggaggacaaTCTGATCGTTTTCCAGAtttgcattaaaacaataataaaaagattctTTAGTTTAAttcttaagtttattttttccctcctctgacTAATGTGGGACAGTAGGTCCTCAAACTAGGTCACAGtgagatggaagtaccgctgagaGCGGCCGTCATTCAGTTGCAGCTACTGTAGCAGATGGTGAAGCTAACTGTagctctgaatgatctcatgaacccagacatggagacgtgattactgaCGCTTTTGTAGAACTCTGCAAATAAATTCACATTAAAGTATCAAAGCTTTACGGTAGTCATAGAAGTGTTTGGTATTTAGGCGTCACCGGCGACATCTCGGGTGTTAAAGCGATACACACAGACTTCTACCAGGTGCCCACGTTGGAGCTCAGATGTTTCTCAGCTGTTACTGACCTTCGTACAAACTTTGAGGTGAACTTGCCGATGATGGAGGAGGAGTTACCGCGATGCGGCATGGCCATCGAAGCAGTGGTGTGCTGTAGCATGCTGGGCGAGGCCGGCGGGCCGTTGTAGGTGGCAGGCCGACGCTCTCTGAGCTGGGCTCCGTGGAAGGTGGAGCGACTGGAGGAGCCACGGGAGAAGCGTCCGCGGTCCGGCGTTGTGCTGCTGCTACTGGTGACGCTGAAGGCTGAGGGTGAAGATGGAGCCGGGTGTTGGGAGCTGGGTGTAACAGGAGAGCGTTTTGTTACCATAGCGACAGAAAAGAACTGGTGTGGCACTAGCAGTGAGCCCGGTTACCTCTGATACTCGGCGTTGTCGTCAATAGGAGGCAGGCTGGACTTTATGGGATGTCCAGATGCTGACATGGACTTGACGTGTCGAGGGCGTATGGAGGAGACGGTTGCCCCCGGCGATGGAACAGGGGATGCAGCAGGTACTTCAGGTAGACTAAAAGACATCCAGAAAATGAAGAGACTGTCTACAATTAGGAAACAGAAATTCCCAGAATGCATCTCACCTGTTGTCCTTCACACTTGGTATAACAGCTGAGTGTCGATCGGTGCTGTTCCTCTCATAAACGTATGTATTTCTCCGAATTATGCTCTGAAATATAGAAAGCAGAAGTTGGCATCGCCCCCTATAGGCTGCACTGCTCAAAGCATCCatcgggtcgcgggggcagcagtctaagcagagatgtccagacttccctctcccctccagacacttcctccagctcctctgagggggACCCCGAGGGGTTGCCAGGCCAGCAGAAGCAGAGGGATGCAGTCTCTCCagagtgtcctgggtcttccccggggcttCCAtacccagaacacctctccagggaggcgtccaggaggcatccggacaaGATGCTCAAACTACTTTAACTGGCTGCTCTCGATATGGAGGCGCAGCAATTATGTTgtggttttggtcatgttttgttttgaatcgTCGATCCAcaactgtcttcatttcagttcatTTCCCTCATTAATTCCATCGGTCTGACTTTCAGTCCATCCTTGTCAGGTCATGTGCTGTGTTACCTTTTCATTTTGTCATGCGGTTTTGTCTTGATCCATTTGATAAAATTAAATCTTTGAGTCTCCGCCACCAAGCCAAATCTCTTGCGCTTTGGGACTTAACACCACCGGTTCCCTACAGTACAACTTGACAATGAAGAACTAAAAACCAGACACTTGAACAGACTGAGGGTGATCAACGTGTTTCCATTAAGTTTTCCAAGTTTTGAGAAACGAGCAAAAAGATTTCAGCAGGTTTGGTTATATGAGGTTTTCTGGTTTTGTGACTTTCACCCCTCAAACGGCTCATCAGACCGTCTCACCCCTGAGGCTGTGGCTGACTTCCTGCGGTCCTGAGCTCCCATTGGTGACGCCGGTTCGTCCTTCTTCTCGCTGTCCACACTGTTGGCATGAGAGCGCTTGGTGTGCGATACGGGCGGGGGGATGGAGGGCGCCACTGAGCGaaacaagatgaaataaaagtttagaaaaaacgtaagggatgtgtgtgtgagcgtTAAACGTCAGCTCGTTTGTCACCGTGGTCGCTGAAACGGCGCTGTTTCTGAGTGGTCGCCACAATGCGGGGGTGTGCAGGCGAGCGGCTGGAGCCGTTAAAGTCGCTGACGGGCCGGGTCCTCTGGATGTTACAGGGAGGCTCAGCGGAGACTTCAAACTTTTAGtgagacacaaaaacagaatcaggATCAGTTTATCACAGATTTGATTTTCAATTTTAGccgatttttttctccatcccTTTAATTTCTTAGACATAAATTTCAAATCAGAGAacatgtttaacaaaaaaataaggataAGACTTGAGTATTAAATCacataatacatttaataacatttatatagcttttagtcaaatttatttagtatttttccctttttttatgcTTCTTAAAATGTCACTTTGTTGTTTACCAAGAATCTCTGGATTCTTTTAGTTTCAATGCTATTGCATCTGTGGACAAGTCACCAGATCCTCCCTCAAATGGGATATGAttccaagccccgcccccccttttcacaataaaaaaaagcgattgacaaatgtgatcatgtttttgtatctaaaaagattgtagagatgaaaataaacatacaatcacaacacacacacacttccctccgtgtgtctcaacaacagataaatgaaagaagagtagacctactaactacttgcttcttcttagcagaacaTGGGACAATATCTTttggttattaatttacccctgatggcaaaaaacaaaaaaaaagctctagcgcCTGTCAGAATAAGCGCGTCTGGTGTGACTTAAGGACGCCGCTCACACTCTGCTCCGCGGCActtccagtgtgaacctagagTAAAAACGttacttccgtctgtctgtgttccagtttgaagaatttctgtCCTGTGTTAACCAAAGAAATAAACTCGCTACAGCGACACCCGCGGCAGTTCTCCGTCTACCCGAGGGCCAGCAGAGGAAGCTCTGCTGCCCAGCAGACGGTAAAAAGCTAACTAGCTCTGCTGCTAGCTGCTACGCTTTCCAATAGGTGGCTAGCTAGCGTAGCGAACTCGATTGCTCCAATTTCATGGGGTCTGTGACAGACTAGTGACGTGTCCAAGGCAGATCTCGCCTTCACtcaacagtagccgggacaaTTTCCATCAACTCCACTACCGCAGcagattaagaaaatggatggaagatCAGGATGAAAATCTTCGCATAGAGCAGCCATATTGGATACTTTTTCCTACCTGTTGacaatgttttaatttaggctaaatCAGGGGAAAAAATCATAATGTTTTTTGCATATTATTTGCCATACTATGTCATTGGATAGTATTTGTCATCATGGACCAATCAAGCAGTGTTCACGCTGGTTTTGAACCAACCTGttgaaaagatcaaaacaacaaacatcaaAAACCTCTGAAGATTTCATCCCCAGCAGCAGATACGTTGCAGTCGCCTCGTTGTATTTCTGACCATCCAGCGCCTTCTTCACCTCATTCGAGGAGAAGCCCATGGCCTCCATCAGCTCTAAAAGCACACAGACACTCAGCTATGTTTGACAAAACACAACAGCAGATCACAATCTCTACAACACAGTTTTAGATGGAAAATAGTGAAGATTTTTTAGATTCATAAAGAATTAATTGaagctattgtttttttttgttgttgttgttttaaatcgAGTGTCTAAAAGGAGgttaaatgaggaaaaacagcctaaaataaagtgatctaGTGAGTTTGAGTCTGGGGTTACACAGCCACACACAGTGGGAACAATAatataagaggaaaaaaaaactgtaaatgtttgactGGATCTTAGTTATCAATATATTTTGATGtgaaatctatattttttcatatattagttttaaatgttttttacaaaaaagttgcaagaataaaataaaataaatttaatggGAAGTAATTTCTTTGTTTAGTATTTTACAGATATGTATGTTTATGCCGACTATACATCAACTATCTTGATTTAATAagaattacaaacatttttacacttttgacAAACTTGTACTTAAAACTAATACTAGTGATAAATTCCTGATAAAGtacaaatttttgaaaaagtttgaataaatttttttccttttttgttgcaaaacagTGATATGTTCTTGTTATAAAAGTACAGTTAAGTTCAGAAATatactgaaaatatgaaaaaaataaaattaactcaATTAAAGTCTTAAAAGACCAAAATGCATTTATCCTATAAGAAGGTAGTGTCTGACCGATGCGCTTCAGGTCACTGAAGTCTTGTTCTGGTTCAGAGAACGGCTTCATCTCCGCCTCCTCGTGCCCCGCATTCATCCACCGATCCTTCATGATTTgctgagaagaaaaacaaacacagatgcgactagatttatagcattacctgcgataatgcaagtgtgaatgttgtaagctgaatgtggctgctggaGATGGCAGAGCAGAttgctgaacatgctgaaactgatggctAAAAGTGTgcaagctgatagctgaaagcttgccaaaatattagttaaaagccaaattagccgaaaactggaaaaatctcaaattttgccaaaacagctagcatagtgctcaaatattagctaaactcaaaattagtcaaaacaatggaaaaaagtatttttttgacaaatagcataatgctaacattttagctaaactctaaaatagccacaaaaaaatgaaaaagtctaattttgacagatgctaaaatattagtaaaactccaaatttgcttacataactttaaaaaagtctaattttgacaaaacatctggggtaatgctaaaatattagcaaaactcaaaattagccacaaacaaaaaatgaaaaaaaaaaatcaaattttgagaaaagagatagcataatgctaatatattagctaaactcaaaattagctatGAAAAACTGGAAAggattaaattagccaaaaacagctagcatgtcgctaaaataaaaagctaaattccaagtcgttgctgaacattttaaatctgaaCGGTGCCTCCAGCTGAAAGTTTGCAGAAGTTTATAAGTTTCAAAGtgcaaagtttttgaaggatttcatttctcaataatttcctatggggcacatttttttcaatatttcaaaaactataaagtttataaattctaaaaacacaagctgaatgagctgaacgttttgataccaagaatGTTGAAATCGccgaaagtgtgattgagtttttttgtgctgATAAACGAACAGaaatttgcagaaaaatcaCTGTTGTGTGAATGCTATATAAAGttacacaattattaatttaacaAACTTACTACCTTTACTGTTAAaacaattgattttattaaatctatttgtgcaaaagcaactttttaaacGGAGTAAAGAGAATGAACTTTGCAGACTTCTACTCCTTTGAGAGTTTTACCGGCATGCTGCCCCGTTTCCCCGGGTTTAGAACCAGCAGCTTCTTCAGCAGATTTTCACAGTCGGTCGACATGTAGAAGGGGATTCGGTACTTTCCTCGGAGAACCCGCTCCCTCAGTTCCTGCAAACAAACATGGATACACGTCTTTGTTTGGGGAAATGTTTGACCGAGCTGGAGGACAATAGAAGTTTGAATGCTGCTTTTATGACACAAAAGTCccttaaaaatactttagtcataaaaagcataaaaaactgagaTTTGTTTGTTCAAACCTTGAGGTTCTGTCCATCGAAGGGCAGCGAGCCACTGACCAGCGTGTAGAGAATCACTCCCAAACTCCAGATGTCCACCTCTGGCCCGTCATATTTTTTACCCTGCAGAAGTACAGAACTACATTACCCAGAGGCCCACTCTATCAGTGACTTGCAGACTTCTTTGCTCCATTTCTACTTAATAATTGATGTTCCTAGCATTTAAAACGACTGTAGAGAAGTAAAAGCATCCTCTTGTCTCATGAAACACATCAGAGTACAGACCTGACAAAAACTAGGAAACAAAAATTAGATGAAGGGCCAAGAAATGTGGGTTTTTAAGATGTGAACCCCACTTgtacggagagaaaatagactcactggatttgtgtgtgcgtaattcttgatttgtaactcaaacAACGCATTTTGTGTGTACCTGTGTGTACTtgtaattgtgtattcacatgtgcaaaaatagcaaaataaaatttagccACGCCCAACTTCAAATTACACTAGTTTAAAGCttattacacacacaaatctataAAAAAGTACACACCAATCGCCtgatacaaacacacaaaactgcagaaaaatcaAATGTGAGACTCTTTCTATGTGTCCAGTTTTGTATGTAAgagatgcgtttaaatactgctagaatgctgggtcatacGAGTTTTCTTagatgtatatatttatatatattgttttttgtattaattttcaTCATATATAAGTTTTTCCAAATAATGTAActgctgataagaaaactctgatgacccagcattctaggaGCATTAAAACGCATCATTTACGCATGAAACCTGAAGACGTGAATAGAGAAATATGATTTCTGCCTagatgtggttttgtgtgtgcgtatcTGGCGATTGGtgtgtacttttttaaagatttgatcatatatgcacacacaaatccaaggttacaaacaaacaagtagaCACATGTTAccaatcaagaattacacacagaAAAATCCAGTGAgtccattttctctccatacactttcattttcagctcccttttagaatttttttcttgttttttgctaatgCATTGATAtgaaagaagtttgtttttatcctcataagatttttggactaatttCAAAATGTCCTTTGTGGCTGAAATAGTTAAGCTGGTCTACACAGAGACGTGGAGGTGTTTGAGGAAACAGAGTGTTGCTATGGAGATCAGGAGGTGAAAGCTCACCTGGAAGAGCTCAGGTGCAGCGTAAGGAGGAGAGCCGCAGAACGTGTCCAGCTTACTGCCCAGCGTGAACTCGTTACTGAAGCCAAAGTCCGCGATTTTGATGTTCATGTCGGCATCCAGCAGGAGGTTCTCTGCCTGAGAGCGAACgttgttaaaaatacaaaattaacgTTTCAGAGAAACAGACTAAACAACAAGAAAACTTACagttttgtcaattttttttctctgaaagaaCAACacaaatctcattattttaagaattcctataaaaaaataatctacaaaTGTACATGATATTCTGGtttaaaatatctataaataatttgatttttttttttacaaacaacaTATTTTGTTGGTGTTCATTTTTAGTGTAAAGtcacttttttcacaaaacaaacaaaaaaaaaaatcaccaaattaGAGAAACCTCgttaacattaaaagtgtttaagaaaaatcaccaGTTACATAAcaataaagttcaggaggagaaaatTCAGAACTATTTGGCTGCCatcaaagttacaaaaaaacgtgttaaatattatatttattttgagtttgtGGACACATATATACTCGCCTACAACCatacaaaatacacattaaaatcTTATATTCAGAGTGTTAATGTGCACATATACGTTTTAACACTTGTATGTTGGGataacaatgtttttgtttgtttacacataCATTATAATTCAGCTCGAANNNNNNNNNNNNNNNNNNNNNNNNNNNNNNNNNNNNNNNNNNNNNNNNNNNNNNNNNNNNNNNNNNNNNNNNNNNNNNNNNNNNNNNNNNNNNNNNNNNNNNNNNNNNNNNNNNNNNNNNNNNNNNNNNNNNNNNNNNNNNNNNNNNNNNNNNNNNNNNNNNATTATTTTACAAATAGAACACCAGAATGGAGATTTTGTTTTACCTTCAGATCCCGGTGAACGATCCTCTTCTGGTGACAGTATTCCACTGCAGACACAAtctgaaaaacacagagaagaatCGTCATGAAgatcatgaatgaatgaatgaatgaatgaaatggtttattttgagcaatcaggtcacaatacatacataacatatcacttagtgaatcacaagtagatctcttgaaagggagtggaaggaagcaaacttatataatcccaccccgactcgaccattttctctacatgaattatcaatatccggttcaggactaaaaatcaaatattaataaaatcaggatCAGCAAATCGAGCAGAAacagtgctacatcacagtttaggagcAAGTTTAAAGCCACGTTATGGTTCTTCATTGTTATGAATTATCaagcaaaatatgaaataatcaTGTGATTAATGTAAAATCACatgattaaaatgtgaataatcaTGAAAACCAAATTTAGAGActttgtatggagagaaaatagactcactctgacttgtgtgtaattcttgatttgtgcatacataatttaggatttgtggattttctggatttgtgcactcttttctggaaaaaaggTCTTATTTTTGAAGGGACAAgtgttttaaaacacttatatagacttttttataataattcttGGTaatatctttttaagaaaatgggaaaatgtcaagttttactgGATATTTTTCACAATCGAAGTTTAAAACGACTGATAAGAAGACTATGAATAACAAGCGTTCTAGTACTATgtaaacgcatcactcatgagacgtgaaaagagtctcacgatagatttgtgcgtaactgatGTGTTATGTGCGTAAGAGGTGATTTgtgtataatttttaaagatttgcatgtgtaatttgtttcaagctgttttaattttaatttatgcatgtgtaatttgtattttcttttttacttatgcacaaaacgtCTTATAtgaattacaaatcaagaattatgcacgcacaaatcagagtgagtctattttctttccatactTGTTCATCTAAaccacaggtgtcgaactccaggcctcaaggcccggtgtcctacatgttttccaaccaacctgcctttgaagctccttattggccaaacacacctgatccaggtaatcagcagcagatgaggcaggatttctggaaaaccagtaggacgtcggccctcgaggacttgagtttgacacccctgatctaaacccTCTTTGATTCAAAACTGTATTAAACTATTTTGgctccaaaataaccttaaatgTACCCAAATctacacaaaagtaaaaaacacaagtgaatttttttag from the Oryzias melastigma strain HK-1 linkage group LG1, ASM292280v2, whole genome shotgun sequence genome contains:
- the mark1 gene encoding serine/threonine-protein kinase MARK1, coding for MSGRTPLTPVSESEQPKSSEGLPEPPAPPVKSSSCHSLVPCRSSVAAITDEQPHVGNYRLLKTIGKGNFAKVKLAKHTLTGREVAIKIIDKTQLNPTSMQKLFREVSVMKMLNHPNIVKLFEVIETEKTLYLVMEYASGGEVFDYLVAHGRMKEKEARAKFRQIVSAVEYCHQKRIVHRDLKAENLLLDADMNIKIADFGFSNEFTLGSKLDTFCGSPPYAAPELFQGKKYDGPEVDIWSLGVILYTLVSGSLPFDGQNLKELRERVLRGKYRIPFYMSTDCENLLKKLLVLNPGKRGSMPQIMKDRWMNAGHEEAEMKPFSEPEQDFSDLKRIELMEAMGFSSNEVKKALDGQKYNEATATYLLLGMKSSEFEVSAEPPCNIQRTRPVSDFNGSSRSPAHPRIVATTQKQRRFSDHVAPSIPPPVSHTKRSHANSVDSEKKDEPASPMGAQDRRKSATASGSIIRRNTYVYERNSTDRHSAVIPSVKDNSLPEVPAASPVPSPGATVSSIRPRHVKSMSASGHPIKSSLPPIDDNAEYQSSQHPAPSSPSAFSVTSSSSTTPDRGRFSRGSSSRSTFHGAQLRERRPATYNGPPASPSMLQHTTASMAMPHRGNSSSIIGKFTSKFVRRSFSGEPKEEGRESKPRSLRFTWSMKTTSSKEAGDMMKEIRRVLDANNCDYEQRERYLLFCVHGDARQDSLVQWEMEVCKLPRLSLNGVRFKRISGTSIAFKNIASKVANELRL